ATGAATGAGATAAAAAGCACCTCAGTCGTAATTTCCTATTTTTCAGTCGAGACTGAACGAGCCCATTCCGCTTTTAGATTAAGGAGGAATTGGATGGAGATTCACAAAGGTTTAGAAGGTGTAGTCGTATCTGAAACTAGAATCAGTTCGATTGTAGAAAATCAACTGCTTTTTGCAGGTTTTAATATTGATGATTTAGTTGCTGAGAATGTTCAATTTGAAGAAGTGATTTATCTATTATGGTATTTAAAAATACCGACAAAACAAGAGTTGATAAAATTTAAGCAAGAATTATCTATACAAATGCCAATATCTGATACCATCATTACGTGTTTAAAGATACAAACTCGCCAGAACCTTCACCCGATGAGTGTGTTACGGTCAACGATTTCATTATTAGGCGTGTTTGATCCAAATGCTGAAGCAACAGATGAGATTTCAGCCTATCAGCAAAGCATTTCTTTACAAGCAAAAATGCCGACGATCATTGCAGCGTATGCGCGTTTAAGAAAGGGACTGGATCCAATTCCTCCGCGAAGTGACTTGTCAATGGCGGCTAATTTTCTTTATATGTTGACTGGAGTTGAAGCAGATCAAGTACAAATAGCGGCCATGAATCAAGCGTTAGTTTTACATGCAGATCATGATTTAAATGCCAGTACTTTTACGGCTCGAGTCTGTGCTTCAACCTTGTCAGACGTTTATTCATGTATTACAGCTGCAATTGGTTCTTTAAAAGGACCTCTTCATGGTGGCGCCAACGAAAAAGTATTTGATATGTTAAAAGAAATTGATTCTGAAAATCTAAATGTAGCAGACTATCTAAATCAAAAATTAGATCGCAAAGAAAAAGTCATGGGCTTTGGTCATCGTGTATATAAAACTGAAGACCCAAGAAAAAAGCATTTGAAAAAATTGGCAAAAGAGCTAACGGGGATCACACAAAAAGAACAGTGGTATTTTTTATCTTGCCAAGTAGAGCGCTATTTAAAAGAGACTAAAGGCTTGATCCCAAATGTCGATTTTTATTCTGCAACAGTTTACCATTGTCTGGATATTGATAGTGACTTGTTTACATTGATTTTTGCTATGAGTCGAGTTGCTGGCTGGTTAGGTCATATTGATGAACAGAAAAAAGAAGACTGCTTAATTCGACCGCGCTCACATTATATTGGTCCTAAACAGCTAAAATATAGTGACTTGAATACTACATTACATTCGGGAGGCATGGAAGCATGAAACATGGGGAGAAAATTGTGTTGGAAAATGGCAAATTAGTTGTTCCTGATCGTCCAATCATCCCATTTATTGAAGGTGACGGAATCGGACCAGAAATTTGGCGGGCAGCTAAAAATGTCTTTGATATGGCTATAAACAAAGCTTATAAAGGAAAACGGGAAGTAATCTGGCAAGAAGTTTTGGCAGGAGAGAAAGCGTTTAATGAAACCAAAAGTTGGTTACCAGATGAAACATTAGAAACGATCAAAACCCATCTTGTAGCAATCAAAGGTCCATTAACGACTCCGATTGGTGGAGGATTTCGTTCATTGAATGTGGCATTGCGGCAAGAATTAGATTTATATATTTGCTATCGACCAGTCCGTTATTTTGAAGGTGTTCCATCACCGTTAAAGCATCCGGAAAAGACAGATATGATGATTTTTAGAGAAAATACAGAAGATATCTATGCGGGGATCGAGTTTCCAGCGCAAAGCGTAGAAGCCGAAAAGCTGATCACCTATTTAAAAACAGAGTTTGGTGTCAACAAGATTCGCTTTCCAGAATCATCGGCAATTGGGATCAAGCCCGTTTCTAAAGAAGGAACTGAGCGTTTAGTTCGAGGAGCGATTGAACATGCATTGAAAAATAAACGAAAATCAGTCACGCTAGTCCACAAAGGAAATATTATGAAATTTACAGAAGGCGGTTTTAAAAACTGGGGCTATGCGTTGGCTACAAATGAGTTTGGCGATAAAGTGTTCACTTGGCAAACTTACTTAGACATCAAAGATAAAGCTGGCAAGGCATCTGCTGATCAACATTTAGCTGAAGCTGAAGCGGCTGGGAAATTGATTATCAAAGACCGGATTGCCGATATTTTTTTACAAGAGATTTTACTGCACCCTGAACATTATGATGTGATTGCAACGTTGAATTTAAATGGAGACTATATTTCAGATGCATTAGCAGCTCAGGTTGGTGGGATCGGGATTGCGCCAGGTGCAAATTTAAACTTAGAAACAGGACATGGAATTTTTGAGGCAACCCACGGAACGGCACCTGAATTTGCCGGCTTAAATCAGCTGAATCCATCATCATTATTGCTTTCCGGTGTACTAATGTTTGATTATTTGGGCTGGGCTGAGGTGAGTCAGTTGATCACGAAGAGTATTGAAGAAGCTTTAGTCAATAAAACTGTAACGAAAGATTTTGCAGACCAAATGGAGGCAACTTTATTAAGTTGTTCAGGTTTTGGAGAAGAGTTAGTCCGACTTATTGAAAATAATTAAAAAGAGGATGGTGCAGGAGTATTTAACTCTTATTTCTTAGAGTTGCTTCTGCTCCCGCCGTTTATCCGAATTCCATACAGCTAGGATGTGACTCGTAGAATTATGTCTCAGCCACTTTTTTTATAACAAAAAAACCTGACGATTAATCGTCAGGTTTTGAAATTACTAAAGTTAAGTTGATTATGCTTTGTTAACGTTAGTAGCTTGAGGACCACGTTGGCCTTCTTCAACGTCGAAAGTCACTGCTTGACCTTCTTCTAAAGTTTTGAATCCGTCGCCTTGGATAGCTGAGAAATGTACGAATACATCGTTACCGTTTTCTGCAGTGATAAATCCAAAACCTTTGTCTGAGTTAAACCATTTTACTGTACCTGTTTCCATAATAAAAATCCTCCTTGTGATATACACATATTTTGCAATTACTTGAAAGGTGAAAATGTGGAAGATGTTTATTTGAAACAGCTACACATATATTACCGAACAAAAACTACACTCTTAATATAGCATATTTTACACCACTTGACCAGTAATATCTCTCTTAAAAATAAAAATTTGTTAAGAAATGAGGATTAATTGTCAAAATAAATTTATTTCTGTTATAGTATAGGAGTATTGAGCGTTAAATATGAAAGTAATGATAGAGTTATATCGTAGAAATCTATTCCGAAGGCGCAGCCTTGGAGCTGCATAGATTTGAAAGTAGGAAGGGTTCAGATTGTTTAGATGAGAATAAGGTTATCCTTACTAATAGATAGTTTTTACATGGTTTTATAGCTAAAAAATATTTAATCCACTTAATTAAAGAGCCACTCAACGTATTTGTTGAGTGGCTCTTGTCCATTGTATGCCTGAACGTTTTAGTAGCGTAGGACAGCTACTATGGTTTTTTCATCAGGAGAAGCTTTTTGGTCTAAAACAAAAACTTTTCCGCCTGTTCTAAGCACATTGTCTGTGACTTTGTTCAAAACTTTTCGACGGTCAAATTCTTCTGTCGACATGTCTGTTGTTTCATTAACAAAATTAGCAGTAGAAATGAAGAAATGAGAGACTTTTCCTTCATCAGATGCTGGTACGATATCAACAAGCTGGTCGACGAATTTTTTGTCTAACAACGAATTGTAAGTTGCAGTTTCAATGGCTTCTAATTCTTCATTGATTTTACGTGCGCCTTTTTCAATCTCTTGGAAAGAAACTTGTGCTGGAGAAAGTGCCACCGAAGCATCCGTTACGAGATAAGGATTTTTTGCGATTTTTTTAAATAATGTTTGATTTTCTGGTAAAGCATATAAGCGAATAGGTAAGTTATCAGCGTTTGTAAATGCGTCTTTTAAGTAATTATCAATCGCTTGATAGTAGTTAGTCCAGTCGATTTTTACTTCTTCATCCTTTGTATTAACACCATGATAAGCAACGCCTTCTTTTGAAGAACCATTGTAACCTGTCCCGCCCTGAATTGAGTAGTTCATACTGCCACCAGTAAGCTCGTCACCTAAAGCGCCGACAAGGTCAGTTGGTGCATCGCTAGGTAAATCGACTTTTTTTACTTGATTATTTTCAACCAAGTAAAGCTGCATAGAGTCACGATTTAAAGTCATTAAATAATAACGATAATTAAATTGATTGTTTTTGATGATACCTAGGAGATAAGGTCGATCGTCAACGTAATATTGATTGTCAACAGGTACATTTAATCGATGAATAAAAATGTCTTTCTCACTAATAATGATCGATACACTTTTTGTAGCATTACGCCAAAATGAAGCATCAGCAAGCAAAGCATCGATTTTGTCTTGAAAAGATGTCCAAGATGAATCAGTATATTTTTTCTCAAAGCGGATTTTCGCAGCCTTAGCAAAATTTTTTAAAGCCAATGAATCCTTTTCGACATCTTGATGAGCGACATGAGTATTTAGAATAAATGTTACAAAGGGACCTTGAACTTCGTCAGAGAATAGAACAGATAAATTGTCTTTTTCTTGATCTAACATAATACATTCCTCCTAATTTAAAAGCGGAACAAATCGGTTAATCCTGTAGAATATTAGTGATTGACAGTAAAACGTTCGTTGTTTCATTGACAGTGTATCTAGTTTTCTAAGGATTGATTTGTAAAGCTAAATAATATATCAGTAACAGTTCATTGGTACTAATAAAAGTGTAGCACAGGCATAAAAATGTTGGAACTAATATGATTTGGAAGAATATAAATAAAAGAAAAACGTAAAAAAACATTCTATGAGTAATTCCTCATAGTTTTTTTATGGAATACAAAATAGTCGTTCATTTTTATTTTAAGTGAGGGTGTTAACATGTCTTCATGCCAATTATCCCGAATTGGTTTTTCATACTTACTCCTACCAAGAGTAAATAACAACCTTCATTTCCACCACAGACGACGGTCGTGGTGGTTTTTTGTTTATACAAAATGAGAGTGACACTAGAATCAGAATAACTGATTTTTAGTGTCACTCTCATTGGTTCGTTTTTTGTATCACAACGCCTCAATAAATCGATTCGTCCGAAACAACCGTGCTTCCAAATTCGTCCCCAATTCAATCGCTGCATGTTGTCCTTTACCGCTAAATTTATATCGAATAGCATCCGCATTTGTTTTAGCAGCGATGTAAGAAACACCAAAATTAGCCTGCATTGTATGAATTAAACGAACATAAAGGGCACTTTCTGATATGCCAAAATGATTCGACAGCTGGGACAAATTCCAGCCTTCCTTTAAAAAGCGGAAGAATACAACGTCAGGTACAAGAATCGCAGACGCCCCAATGTTAGCCTGAAATTCATGCAGCACTTCGTTATAAGAATACTGGAGGCTACGATCTGTATCAGTAAAAACCGTATCATGTTCAGTCATATGGAACAAATAGTGTGTGATTTCATGGCTGATCGTAAAATTCTTTCTTTTTTCACTCATATTTTGATTATAGCCAATCGTGGTCTCTAAAGAGTCTTGAACGATCATACCGGAAATACGATCTCTAGCGACGCCATCAAATGGAAAACTGCGCATTGAAACGCCCTTAGATTTTACGAAATCCCAAAGATAGGAACAGTCATAATTTTCATAACCGATATTATTTGCGACCATCAATGCCGAGATATAATCGTTTATTTTATCTGAAAAACTAAGATATTCATCAATTTGCTCTGTCATCCAATAATCACGCCTTGTCGTCTTGTTTTAATTCTCGTTCACGTTCGATTTCAGATTTTCTAAAACGAAGAAAGCGATCTACTTCATCTTTCAATTCATCCACTTCATTTTTAGACAATCCATCAGTATTCATTCGAAACATAATCTGAGAGGAAAGATTTTCTTCTTGAGTTGTTGCAGAAATACCAGGTATTTCTGATCTTCCAAGTAAGTAGTCAGTAGAAACCTCGAAATAGTCAGCTACTTTTTGAATATTTTCTATTTTCGGAGAAGAAGTATCCCACCGTCTAATTTGTCCATTAGAAATCCCGGTATTTCGCTCAATTTCGGCAAATGTCACTTTTTTCTTGTCAGCAAGTTCTTTGATTCTGTAAGTTAAACTCATGTTTTTCAACCTTTCATAAGCATATATGAAAAAAATATTAGCTTTTAAGCTATTTTTAGTTGACAATTAGCTTTTAAGCTATTAAAATGTTCTTATAAGCTAATTTATCAGTGAATAGTTAGTCAAAAGCTAATCTGGCAGTTTTATTCTAAACTAGAAAACTGCCAAAAGTAGAATAGCGCTTATTTAACTATGCTTATATAATAGCGTAAAAGCTATTATTAGTCAATGGTTTAATCATATCTTAGCTAATTCACTAAATAAGAAGATAAACAAAGGAGAGGATAAAATATGCTATTATTTCCCGAAATCGATCGAAAGAAAACGAAAAAAAAGGTTCATGATTTACTGACGGCCTATCGCACATTAGTGAGAATTGCAGGTGAGAAGCATGCGCCAAAAGTAACGACCGCGTATACATTTGAAATGGATAATACGGAAGACAAATTCTCGCATAAAACTGAAGAAACAGTGGACCGAAGACATCTTGCAGAAGTTGAATTAGAAAAGATAACAGAGGCTTTGAATCAACTGGATACCTATGACAGACAACTGTTATATGATAAATACATGGACCGTAATTTTACAACAAATATCGCAATTTATATGAAACATCATATGAGTGAAAGTAAGTTTTATCGTGAATTAGATAAAGCCTTGATTCGATTTGCTGAGTCTTATGAAAGTGGGGCGCTATTGATAGAAAAGTGACATTTTTATGGGAGAGAAAAGGCAGTTTGGTCCAAAATAAATAAGTTAAAATTTAATTATGTCGCTAGTTAAAAAGTGCTCACGAAAATAAACGCATAAAGCAGTTAGTTTAAACTAGCAGATTAGCAAAGCAATAATAAGTTTGACTAAATAATGGAAAAAGGTGGTAATTATGAAAATGTTTGAGTATTTAGATCGTTTTTTAGTGGATGCAGATCACAAAGCAATTTACGTTTTAGCCTTGATTTGTATTGCTATGATGATTGATTTTTTAAGCGGCAGTTTGGCAGCAAAAATCAATCCCAAAATTAACTTTTTAAGTAAAGTAGGCATTAATGGGATTTTACGAAAAGTGGCAAGTATGGTACTGTTGATGTTCTTTATTCCTTTGGCGCCATTGATCCCAGGCGGAACAGGAGTGGGCTTGATTTATGTATTATACGTGGGGTATCTTTTAATGGAGTTAAAATCAATCTTTGAAAACTATAAAAAAATGGGGATTGGAACTGAACTATTCGAAAATTTTATCAAGAATATCAAAAATGAAAAAGAAGATGACTAACGGTCATTGCCTAATTAAGTAAAAAAATGAAACTGAGTGCAGACTTTCCTGCCGCAGTTTCATTTTTTTACGTGTCTATTTTTTGCTAGCTTTTAATGACCGAAAGAAAGTCAGCCCCAAAGCCGTCAAACATAAAATAAAGGAACCTAAGAAAGTGATTCTCATCCCAAAAATAAAGATATCAGGGCGTTCACTGATAAACGTCGTCACACGTTGACCATAAACGGCACTCATTGCGTTATACAAAATCGTTGTAGCTAAGGCAATTCCTAAAACCATCCCTAAATTGCGGGCAAACGAGTTCATGCTTCCGGCAACGCCTAAATCCTCTTTTGAAACACTACTCATAACAGTCGTATTATTGGGCGATTGGAAAAGTGCATTGCCTAAGCCCATAATGCCTGTCGCTAAAATATAATACCAAAGCGGCGTGCCTTGATTTAAAAACATATACATCAAAGACGTGATCGATAATAAAACCAAACCAGAAAAAGTTAAAAGCTTTGTCCCAATTTTATCTGTTAAAAATCCACTGATAGGAGAGCCTACTACCATCAATAAAGGAAAGACCATCATTAACAATCCAGCCTTACTTGCAGGCAACCCGCGTGCATTTTGTAAATAAAACGGAATCACAACATTGACAAAGAAGTTAGATGAAAAAATCAAGACAGCTGTAATCAAGCTCATCGTAAAAACTTTATTTTTAAAAATAGAAAAAGTGATCAATGGTTGACTGACACGTTTTTCTACTCTAATAAAAATGATAAATGAAAGTAATGCAAAGACGAATAATACTAATGATAAAGCAGCATTAAAACCGATTTCTTGACCAATAAAGATCCCACCAAAGAACGTCATAATAAATACAGCGAACAAACTAAATCCAAGCATATCAACTTTTTTTCCGCTTTTAGTAATATCTTTTGGTAAAAATTTTTCGCCAATCAAAATTGTGATGATCCCAACTGGAACATTGATCCAGAAAATATAAGACCATGAAAACTGAGAAAGAATCAACCCGCCGATTCCAGGCCCTGCAATTGAACCCAGCGAAACGAAAGCGCCGATCGAACCTAATGCGCGGCCGCGTTCTTTAAATGGAAAGACTTCTGTAATGATCCCAGAATTTGCGGCCATCGTCATACTTGAGCCAATTCCTTGAACGATTCGTGCGAACAAAAGAAAGGTCAGCGATTGATTGAAGCCACATAACAGCGAACCGACCGTAAAGATCACGGTGCCGATTCGATAGACTTTAATCTTACCAAAACTATCCCCAATTTTTCCAAACAGTAATAAACAAGCACAGACGATCATCAAATAAATCGAAACGATCCATTCTGATTGATTCATCGGTACATTCATATCTTTTGAAATGGTTGGTAAAGCTATATTGACGATACTGGCATCTAATGTAGACATAAACGTAAACATCGCGACCGAAACCAAAATCCACCAGCGATTTTTTTGTACTTTTGCATTTTCTTGAAAACTATTGATTGTTTCCATTTATCCATCTCCTCAAAAAGTATAAATGATCCGCTATTATCATACTCCTTTTTTGAAAAAAATGTCAGTGAAAAAATCATGAAAATGATTCTATTCATCAAAGTCTCGGGAGAAAGCAAGGAGCTAATCAGTTTATTGTAAAATATAGGGCTATGTGGTTCGTTTTATTTTTTTCTTCTGTTACAATAGGAAGAGAATAACTGTACTAAAATGTGTCATTTTTTGTTATACTTTTTAAGTGAAGTCAAATGGTGAGAAAGTGCCATCTGTCTCAGTAATGATTTAAAGAGTTGTAAAACAGGTTGATTACCCAGGAAAAATAAAATCTTGATCGTTACAATCATGATGGTCGTCGAACAACTGTATGAATGCTCAAGAACATAGATTTTTAATCTAGCTAGACAAACGAAGACTCTCGGAAAATATCTGAATAAACGACGTATGATACAAAGCAAGTCTCATTGTCGATTTTCTGATGCTTAACTAATTAATGGTTTGGACTGCTTTTTATGAGGAGGATATTATGGCTACGAAACATGATCAAATATTAAAATACATTGAAGGGTTACCGATTGGCGACCGCATTTCAGTTCGAAGCATCGCAAAAAATCTTGGGGTCAGTGAAGGAACTGCCTATCGAGCAATCAAGGATGCTGAAAATATCGGTTTGGTTTCAACAATTCAGCGTGTGGGCACGATCCGGATTGAACGAAAATTAAAAAAACATATTGAAAAATTAACATTTGGTGAAGTCGTTCGAATCATCGAAGGAGATGTTTTGGGTGGTTCTGCTGGGCTGGATAAGGTGTTAAATAAATTTGTGATCGGCGCAATGACAGAAAAAGCGATGACACG
The Enterococcus silesiacus DNA segment above includes these coding regions:
- a CDS encoding multidrug MFS transporter, giving the protein MNSFQENAKVQKNRWWILVSVAMFTFMSTLDASIVNIALPTISKDMNVPMNQSEWIVSIYLMIVCACLLLFGKIGDSFGKIKVYRIGTVIFTVGSLLCGFNQSLTFLLFARIVQGIGSSMTMAANSGIITEVFPFKERGRALGSIGAFVSLGSIAGPGIGGLILSQFSWSYIFWINVPVGIITILIGEKFLPKDITKSGKKVDMLGFSLFAVFIMTFFGGIFIGQEIGFNAALSLVLFVFALLSFIIFIRVEKRVSQPLITFSIFKNKVFTMSLITAVLIFSSNFFVNVVIPFYLQNARGLPASKAGLLMMVFPLLMVVGSPISGFLTDKIGTKLLTFSGLVLLSITSLMYMFLNQGTPLWYYILATGIMGLGNALFQSPNNTTVMSSVSKEDLGVAGSMNSFARNLGMVLGIALATTILYNAMSAVYGQRVTTFISERPDIFIFGMRITFLGSFILCLTALGLTFFRSLKASKK
- a CDS encoding Cro/Cl family transcriptional regulator, with translation MSLTYRIKELADKKKVTFAEIERNTGISNGQIRRWDTSSPKIENIQKVADYFEVSTDYLLGRSEIPGISATTQEENLSSQIMFRMNTDGLSKNEVDELKDEVDRFLRFRKSEIERERELKQDDKA
- a CDS encoding cold-shock protein, which produces METGTVKWFNSDKGFGFITAENGNDVFVHFSAIQGDGFKTLEEGQAVTFDVEEGQRGPQATNVNKA
- a CDS encoding citrate synthase (catalyzes the formation of citrate from acetyl-CoA and oxaloacetate), translated to MEIHKGLEGVVVSETRISSIVENQLLFAGFNIDDLVAENVQFEEVIYLLWYLKIPTKQELIKFKQELSIQMPISDTIITCLKIQTRQNLHPMSVLRSTISLLGVFDPNAEATDEISAYQQSISLQAKMPTIIAAYARLRKGLDPIPPRSDLSMAANFLYMLTGVEADQVQIAAMNQALVLHADHDLNASTFTARVCASTLSDVYSCITAAIGSLKGPLHGGANEKVFDMLKEIDSENLNVADYLNQKLDRKEKVMGFGHRVYKTEDPRKKHLKKLAKELTGITQKEQWYFLSCQVERYLKETKGLIPNVDFYSATVYHCLDIDSDLFTLIFAMSRVAGWLGHIDEQKKEDCLIRPRSHYIGPKQLKYSDLNTTLHSGGMEA
- a CDS encoding isocitrate dehydrogenase (Converts isocitrate to alpha ketoglutarate), which encodes MKHGEKIVLENGKLVVPDRPIIPFIEGDGIGPEIWRAAKNVFDMAINKAYKGKREVIWQEVLAGEKAFNETKSWLPDETLETIKTHLVAIKGPLTTPIGGGFRSLNVALRQELDLYICYRPVRYFEGVPSPLKHPEKTDMMIFRENTEDIYAGIEFPAQSVEAEKLITYLKTEFGVNKIRFPESSAIGIKPVSKEGTERLVRGAIEHALKNKRKSVTLVHKGNIMKFTEGGFKNWGYALATNEFGDKVFTWQTYLDIKDKAGKASADQHLAEAEAAGKLIIKDRIADIFLQEILLHPEHYDVIATLNLNGDYISDALAAQVGGIGIAPGANLNLETGHGIFEATHGTAPEFAGLNQLNPSSLLLSGVLMFDYLGWAEVSQLITKSIEEALVNKTVTKDFADQMEATLLSCSGFGEELVRLIENN
- a CDS encoding holin gives rise to the protein MFEYLDRFLVDADHKAIYVLALICIAMMIDFLSGSLAAKINPKINFLSKVGINGILRKVASMVLLMFFIPLAPLIPGGTGVGLIYVLYVGYLLMELKSIFENYKKMGIGTELFENFIKNIKNEKEDD
- a CDS encoding ArpU family transcriptional regulator, whose amino-acid sequence is MLLFPEIDRKKTKKKVHDLLTAYRTLVRIAGEKHAPKVTTAYTFEMDNTEDKFSHKTEETVDRRHLAEVELEKITEALNQLDTYDRQLLYDKYMDRNFTTNIAIYMKHHMSESKFYRELDKALIRFAESYESGALLIEK